TGGTGGGACCTCGACGACCCGCTCGCCTATGCGTCGGGGCCCGCCCAGTCGTTCACCCCGGAGGCGAGCGGCGGTGGCGTCCGGCTGGGCGAATCCCAGCGGTGGCTGACGGCCGTCGACCGGGGTGAACTCGCCGGCACGGCCCGGGACGCCGTCGCCGACCGGGGGGACCACTTCCCCGAGGAGGAAGGGGCGTGCTGGATCGCGGTCCAGATCCATGACCCCGGGGCCACCCCCACCACCACGTACACGGTCCACGCGGACTCCGGGAGCACCGCGCCCGTGCCCGCCGAGCAGTACGAGGAACGCACCGTGGACGGCCACCCGTCGTACGAATCCACCGGCGAGCCGGGCCAGTCCTGCACGCTCCTGAGCCCCAGGACGTCCGGCCCGCTGCCGCGGATCCTGGTCGACGGCGAGGCGTGGACGACCGTCACCTCCTTCGCCGGATCCGGCGAAGGCGACGAGCACGTGGTGATCAACGCGAGCACGGGACGGGTCCACTTCGGGCCCGAGGTGACGGGCGGCCCCTCCGGCACCCGGCGGTACGGTGCGGTCCCCGACCGGGGCGCGGCCGTCACGGTGGCGGGCCCGTACCGCGTCACCCTGGGCGCCGCCGGGAACGGCGTGCCCGAGGGCGGCATCGACCGCCTCGTCAGCGGGGACGACCGGATCGGAGTGCGCAACACGACCCCCACGCACGATGGCAAGGACGGCTACACCGACACCAGCGGAGGCAGCACCCAGGCCGGGGTCCGGCTGATGGTGATCCCCTCGGTCACCGCCGACGCACGCGGCTGGTTCCCCTTCCACATGCTGACACCCGGCCGCGACGCCGGTGACACGCTGCGGCGCGCCCTGCGGACCGGCCAGCCGGAAGGCGTCCCGGTGTGGCTGGAACAGCCCGGCTACCACGGCATCCGCATCGACGCCAGGATCGTGCCCGCCGACTACCGGACCGCCACCGAGCGCGCGGAACTCGGCGCGGCCGCCGAGCAGGCCCTGTACCGGTACTTCAGCCCCGTCGGCGGTGGCCCGGACGGTACCGGATGGCCGCTGGGGCGCCCGGTGCACGTCGGCGAGGCGTTCCGGGTCCTCGAACAGGTGCCGGGCGTCGCCCGGGTCGCCACCGCGCACCTGACCCCGGTCGATCCGCGCACCGGCGCCGAAACGGCCCCCGTGGCGCGCCTCGACTGCGGGCCCGCCGAGACCGTCTACTCCGTCGAACACCGCGTGACCGTCGCGGAGGTGCCCTCATGATCCACCCGAACGTGAACCACCCGAACCTGAACCACCCGGACATGAACCGCCCGCACACGGCCGCAGATCCCCGACTGCTCGCCGTCGACTGGGGCGCGGACAGCCTGGCCACCGTGGACCTCACCACACCGGAGGAACCCCGCTCGTTCGCCACCGCGGTCGAGCGCAATCCGCGCGCCGTCGCCGTCAGTACGGACGGTACACGGGCCTACGTCGCCAACCACGGCTCCGGAACCCTCTCGGTGGTCGACCTCGCCGCCGGCGGCGCTCCGGCGGTGCTGCGGAGCGTCGAGGCCGGGAACACGCCGTGCGCGGTGGTCGCGGGCCTCGCCCACGACCAGGTCTGCGTGGCCGACCGGGCGGGAGGCACGGTCGTGGTGTTCGACAAGGAGGGGCACCGGCCGGTCGAACTGCAGGTCGGCGCAGGCCCGTGCGCGCTCGCGGCGGCTCCCTCGGGGCGGTTCGTCTGTGTCGTCGACGAGACGGACGAGACGGTGGCGGTGGTCGACGTCGACGTGCCGGGTGCCCCGTGCGTGACGGCGACCGTCCCCGTGCCCGGGGTCCTGCGGGCGCTCGCCGTGTCCGCGGGCGGCCGCTTCGCCTACGTCGCGAGCCGGGGGGACGGCACGGCCGGCTCGGTGACGGTCCTCGCCCTGGACGGCGGCGCCTCGCCCGTGGGCGCCCCGGTGGCCGTCGGGGCCGAACCCCGTGCGATCGCGCTGAGCCCCGCCGGTGACCGTATCTGCGTCGCGAACCACGGTTCGGCCTCGGTCACGATCGCCGATGTCGCCCCGGACACCGGCCTGTTGGGCTCCCCGGACACCCTCGACGTCGGCCCGCATCCGGTCGCGGTGGCCTTCGCCCCGGACGGCGGGACGATCCATGTCGTCAGCCGGACCGCCGGCACCCTCACCGCCGTCGACCTGGACACGGGCGACCGTACGGACCTCCCCGTGGGCGCCGTGCCCTCCGCGGTGGTCTGCGGGTCCGACGGCCGCCACGCGTACGTCACCGACCAGGCCACCGGCCAGCTGATCGCCGTACGCGCCGCCCCCCGCCGGACCGGCGAGACCGGGACGGGAGCGGGGTCACGGCCGGTCGGCCTCGCCGTGTCACCCGACGGCCGGTGGGCGTACGCCGCCGACTCCGCCACGGACCGGGTCGCGCTGCTGGACCTCGGCGGACAGACCCCGGGTGATCCGGTCCGGCTGGGGGACCCGCACCAGCCGTGGGGCGTCGCCATCGCGCCGGACCGCTCCCTCGCCTGCGCGACCAGCCCCGGCTCGGCGCACCTCCTCGTCATCGAACCCGCCCCGGGAGACGTGCTGGACGGCGCCGGAGCCGTCCGCGTGCGGCCCGTCGCCCTGGCGCAGGGGGCGCAGCCACGGGGTGTGGCCGTCACCCCCGACAGCCGCCTCGTGGTGACGGCCGACGCCGGCACCGCCACGGTGTCCCTCGTCGATCCCCGGGGCGGCTCGTACATGATCGGTCAGCGGACGGTGGACTGCGAGCAGCCGAGCGGCGCGGCCCTCTCCGGGGACGGCCGGACGCTGTACGTCGCCGACTTCGGTCACACCGGGAGCGGGCAAGCGGGCGGACAGATCGCGGTACTGCGCAGGACGGGCCCGTCGCAGTGGCAGCACGTGGGCGTCATCACCACGGAGGTCGGCCGGTTCTACGGCCCGCACGAGTTGGCCCTGTCCCCGGACGAACAGCGCCTGTACGTGGTCAATTACGAGCGCGGCGGGGTGTCGGTCCTCGACCGAGACTCGGGCGGCGACACCTGGACCTTCCGTACCGCAGTCACCAAGAGCGGTATGACGCGGCCCTACGGCGTCGCCCTCTCGCCGGACGGACACACGCTGTACGTGTCCAACGCGGCCAACTCCAACGGCACCGTGGAGGTCTTCGGCGTATCCGCGGAAGAGGCGGTCTTCCAGCGAACGGTCATGGTCAAGAGGGGCCCGGCGAACGCGGACATCTATCTCGGACTCGGGCTCTCCCCGGACGGGCAGTTCCTCTACGCTGCCGACCCGGAGGACTGGAGCGCTCAGGGGAAGGGCAGCGTGTACGGCGTACGGGTGATGGGAGACGCCCCGCCCGCGCAGATGCAGCTCGTCGTCGCCCCTTCCGAGGCGGGCATCTTCGGCCCCAGCGGACTCGTCTGCCCGGACAACACGACGCTGTGCGTGGTCAACAGGGGCCGGAGCGGCGATTCGGTCGGGCAGGCCTGTCTGTCCGTGATCACGCTCGACGCGTCCCGGCTCGGCGTGGCCGAGGCCAAGACCACGCCGCTCGCCGGGGCCGACCTCCCCTATGCGGCCGCGGTCTCCGCCGACGGCACCCTGTGCGTCGCCAACTTCGACGGCAAGACGGTCACCGTGTTCGGCACGCAGGTGACCCCCGTCCCGGTCGGCGGACAGGGGCCGTCCCGGCCCTGGGACGTCTGCGTCACCCCGGACGGCGTCCACGCCTACGCCACCGACCGGGCCGCGGGGGCGCTGCGGTGCGTCCGCATCGCCGACCACGACGTGACCTCCGTCGTGGTGGGCGAGGATCCGACGGGCGTGGCGAGCGGCCCGGACGGCATCCACGCCTATGTCGCCAACCACGGGGACGACAGCGTCTCCGTCCTGCGACGGGCCCTCGAACCGACCGGTGTGACGCTGCCCGTCACCGGCGGTCCGCACGCCCTCGCGGTGCACCCCGGTGGCGACGTCGCCTACCTGGCCCGGGACGGCGGCCTCGACGCGATCGACCTCGGGGGAGCGCGGACCGGAGCGGGCCTGGACCTCGGTACCGCCCTGTGCGCGGTCGCCGTGCACCCGGCCGGGGCGTACGCCTACGCGGCGGACGCCGGTGGTTCCGTACCGGCGGTGCACGTGGTGGACCTGGCCCTGCCCGCCCGTCCGGCACGCGCTGCGGTGCCCCCTGTGGAACTGACCGGCGGCGCACGGCCCACGGGCATCGCGCTGCGCTCCGGTCAGCCATGGGGATACGTCAGCGGCGCACAGGGGCCGGGGTCCACCGGGGCGCTCTGGGTGCTCAACACCGCCTCTCCGCAACGCCCTTCGGTGACCGGCGCCGTCGAGCAGCCCTTCCCGGCCATCGACGCACTGGCGATCCATCCGGGGACCCCCGGCCACCTCTACCTCCTCACCCGGTCCGACGGCGTCCGCCGCCTGCGCGTCCTGGCCCTCACCGACGATCCCGCGAAGCCCCGCCCGCTCCCCGGCCCCGGCATCGAACTCCCCGCCGACGCACGGGACATCGCCGTCCACCCCGGAGGCGGCCACGCCCTCGTCGGTACGGAATCCGGCGCCGTCCACGTGCTCGGCCTCGCCGACCCGGCCCGGCCGCGGCTCGCCGGTTCCACCCGGGGCCCGGGCGCCCGCGCCGTGCCGGCCCACCGGCCGGACGGCCGCGGTGCGCTGTGCCTCGCCGGGGACGTCCTCGCCGAACTCGCCCTGGGGGTACCGGCCGTGGTCGCCACCTGGCGCGACCCGCGCCTCGTACGGCCGCGGTCGGTGGCGGTGTCGGCTGACGGGGCCTGGCTGTTCGTGACCACGGGGAACGCGGAGACCGCCGAGGCGACGGAGACCAGCGGCACCCTCCTGATGCTCGACACTCGGACCGGGACACTGCGCTTCACCGTCCCGGCCGGCACCGCGCTCGCCGGTATCGCCCCGCACCCCGAGCGGCAGCGCGTCCACCTCGCCGACCAGGGCGGTGCCACCGTCCCGCTCGTC
This is a stretch of genomic DNA from Streptomyces sp. NBC_00536. It encodes these proteins:
- a CDS encoding beta-propeller fold lactonase family protein translates to MIHPNVNHPNLNHPDMNRPHTAADPRLLAVDWGADSLATVDLTTPEEPRSFATAVERNPRAVAVSTDGTRAYVANHGSGTLSVVDLAAGGAPAVLRSVEAGNTPCAVVAGLAHDQVCVADRAGGTVVVFDKEGHRPVELQVGAGPCALAAAPSGRFVCVVDETDETVAVVDVDVPGAPCVTATVPVPGVLRALAVSAGGRFAYVASRGDGTAGSVTVLALDGGASPVGAPVAVGAEPRAIALSPAGDRICVANHGSASVTIADVAPDTGLLGSPDTLDVGPHPVAVAFAPDGGTIHVVSRTAGTLTAVDLDTGDRTDLPVGAVPSAVVCGSDGRHAYVTDQATGQLIAVRAAPRRTGETGTGAGSRPVGLAVSPDGRWAYAADSATDRVALLDLGGQTPGDPVRLGDPHQPWGVAIAPDRSLACATSPGSAHLLVIEPAPGDVLDGAGAVRVRPVALAQGAQPRGVAVTPDSRLVVTADAGTATVSLVDPRGGSYMIGQRTVDCEQPSGAALSGDGRTLYVADFGHTGSGQAGGQIAVLRRTGPSQWQHVGVITTEVGRFYGPHELALSPDEQRLYVVNYERGGVSVLDRDSGGDTWTFRTAVTKSGMTRPYGVALSPDGHTLYVSNAANSNGTVEVFGVSAEEAVFQRTVMVKRGPANADIYLGLGLSPDGQFLYAADPEDWSAQGKGSVYGVRVMGDAPPAQMQLVVAPSEAGIFGPSGLVCPDNTTLCVVNRGRSGDSVGQACLSVITLDASRLGVAEAKTTPLAGADLPYAAAVSADGTLCVANFDGKTVTVFGTQVTPVPVGGQGPSRPWDVCVTPDGVHAYATDRAAGALRCVRIADHDVTSVVVGEDPTGVASGPDGIHAYVANHGDDSVSVLRRALEPTGVTLPVTGGPHALAVHPGGDVAYLARDGGLDAIDLGGARTGAGLDLGTALCAVAVHPAGAYAYAADAGGSVPAVHVVDLALPARPARAAVPPVELTGGARPTGIALRSGQPWGYVSGAQGPGSTGALWVLNTASPQRPSVTGAVEQPFPAIDALAIHPGTPGHLYLLTRSDGVRRLRVLALTDDPAKPRPLPGPGIELPADARDIAVHPGGGHALVGTESGAVHVLGLADPARPRLAGSTRGPGARAVPAHRPDGRGALCLAGDVLAELALGVPAVVATWRDPRLVRPRSVAVSADGAWLFVTTGNAETAEATETSGTLLMLDTRTGTLRFTVPAGTALAGIAPHPERQRVHLADQGGATVPLVDTTPLTRVGATALGLDPRQVVRAPGTA